The genomic DNA ATGAAAGGAATGTATATTTAAAGTGCGGAttatagacgaatccctttggaACCACCAAATAGATGGTAAAGGTGTCTTTAAGAGACATTTGGTTAAATCAGAAGCCCATAACGAACCGCAGCTCCATGTTTCTATCACGACGTTTTCACAGACAGTGATCTATTTTTTTTGGGTTGAATTTCTCGCGAACGTGCCCATTGACAAATCACAcaaaactaacttgacgtcatagcgtcaccgaactgGAGCTGTCTCCGTTTTTTTTtggcggaaaaggtagtctaaaatagattggtctgtaaaaataccgTGAAATAGTCTTAGGGTGCGTTTCTTTACGGGATTATCCGAAAAAGGCATCATTGATCCAACATgacttggatcacggtgcatcaaagAAATCCCAGAGTGGATtcttcggttcctttgatgcaccgtgatccaagtgatgttggatcaatgatcctTTTTCGGGTCATCTCCGCAAAGAAACGAACCCTTAGTATGTGAGTTTTTCGCCcctagtcatgggttcctgcttaaattttccaaatgagtgcgaggattacttctttctttcgtctaaagatttttatTCTTGTATCTTTACAAAAAGAGTGGTgatccacaggggtggtccatggatcGGGTCCTCAGGGGTAGCCCATGGATCGGGTCCACAGAGGTAGTCCATGAatcgggtccacaggggtagtccatggatcgggtccacaggggtggtccatggatcGGATCCActggggtggtccatggacccgggcccggttgttcaaaagccgattaacggtaatcccagattaaaaatttaaCCGAGGAGttatttctctactctcaaatgctgttcaacgctgatattcggcaaaactttacattgggagaagtcaatcttgaaaaacaaaaagaagcaaaagaaactttcactaaaaagttgaaaacttgaaacaaaagtttacgctaatcttgGATTAATCTGATCGggtttcgaacaaccgggccccggGGTTCATGTTAAGTAGTAGGCATCCGTCAGTCTCGGGAGACTATGGAGATTGCACCTGTTAAGGGTTAGTCCGTGGTGGAGCTGCAGCGCCGGCTGTGGCTGTAGAGCCAGATCCTGGAGCGGCAGATCCTGCTACAGTTGGTGCAGGTAAAGTTCTGAGGAACTTGTTCTGAGGAACGAAATCATATTACTCCCCTAGAAATTGCAAAAACAAGTAAAGCCAGTGTAGCTACGCTACATGTATTGCAGCTGCCAAATCAACCGTGTGAAATGGACAATTATGGCCTTAGAAAAAGGCTTCGGTCCCTATAACGCATTGCACTATTTTAACTCTGTTTGGGCCAatagttttctttaaaaaagaaaaaggtcgGGCAGAACTAACTGAGTCTCTCTATCTGAGCACATCTCAAATGTATCAACCAATTCTACTTTTTAAGCAGTTAAAATAGCATTATCTTTTCACACATTTGCACTGTTTTAGGCACTACGTTCGTGCAAtctataacaaaaataaagtctCTTAGAGAAATTACGTGGTGGATGATCATTACTCTGAAAActctattttcaacaacaatttatCGTCCTTCACATAACGAGGACCAAAGAACTCCTCGATTCGAGCGAACCTTTCATAGCCATACCCGGTGCGGCAAATGGTTTCATCAGGCTTTTCGAAGGCCAACAAATTAGGCTTTGCTTGTATGATCCGACTAAAGTCGCTATGGAGGTTGAAATCACTCTGATCTAGAACGCTAACAGTGATTGTCCCAGCAAAAGGCCAATCATGGAGGGAATCATCGAAGTCTCCTTTTATCATATGAATGAAGAGTGCCACATGTCTGCCTGTTCCACTGCCTACGCCCTTGGGGTGAATTCTTATGCCAAACAGCCTTCCCTGGTGATCATTGTTCACTGCATCAGTAAAGATTGGTGTTTCGTTTTCGCGATGTTGAGTAACTTCGGTTATTTTGAAAGTGAATGATGGGTTGCGTGCATTATTCTTTTTTCGAGCCTCCTTCGGGTTTGACCTGCAACATGACCATTTTTTAGATATTAATAAAAAGCTCCATCACTTCAAAACGTTTCAGTTAGTCATGACCAAGGAAATGGAAGGTAGTTTTCTCTGAATTCCTCAGGTATTTAATTAGATGAACGACGATTATCATAAGcgaggccctcccaggggtttggggaacaaggaaacatggctaatttgaactggggaacagggaaacaaattgcaaaatattttagggaacaagggcacaaaaacaattttggGGATCAAAAAGAtgagaacaagtttgaaagtaatttggggaacaagggaacacaagcaaatatttaaagggaaaaaaaaggacGCCCCATCACCTCCCTCCTTTCTGGGAGGGTCCTCATAAGCAATCCCATGCTCTAGCTCCGCAACCTCAAGGTCACTCGCAtctgggaatacagacaacTAAAGTCACAAATTGTCCCCCAAACTCCAGTCTTCAAGTAAAAATGAGCATTCAGGAAAtaaatgtgtatttgaagtgcgggttatatacgaaattgaattgaattgccTCTTAGAAACACCGGGTGCCTGAGTGCACTCGCGTCCCACCAGCATGGCCCacgttcgattcccagactctgcgtcatatagagttgtgtttgttggttttcttctctgcaccgagaggtttttctccgggtactccggtttaattttcccctctcctcaaaaatcgaAATTGCGTTAACTGTTAATTGcagtttacggtgtccccaataggccactttcgatacgttaaaattcagcttgaaagagaggtttagaggacaaaggcaaaggaaagtggataatatgctaatatctttcatattcattgcaacttgtttctgttgtttttgtcctctctgtcTCACTTTCAatctgaatattgatatttcgaaaatggcccattagtgctccagcgctagaacgactagacacttaattaaagttcctttcctttcctttctctcATGTGTTCCCGCGAAAGgactaatgaatgaaagaattTGAATCGCGGGTCACAGAGGAAAGGTAAAAGTAATCCTCGCACTAAAAGAGACAGTCGCTTAAATTGGCTTAGTTCGTTTTTATCCGAAGAGCGGTCAAAACGTCATAGTTTATCATTTGTTTCAGTTGTTAAAGTACAACGAGTAATTCTGCCACTTATGTCAAAAAATGCTCGTAACTAGATGTACActaacacgaagtgtcccttcaaGTCGGTCTGAGCATTTTACTACTGATAACATAGAGgccaaaattactgaatactgattgatcaatgaagagggcatgttttcttaattttgcttgagaagagggcaaaattactcgctcacgattggtcgagcgccaaaaattctttggacaaaccgtttgctatgtttacggatgcgtatttgcaagtggtaaaaacctctacagcacaggtgaataaaataaattgaagcttaacatttggtttaatcgttgttactgttgttcaggaatgaaactcgtattttcctctcgaggggatgtaaataacaatcatctatactcgttttggacgcaaagaacaagttgacttgcttgtcagctgttttgcttccgagcgagcaagtgttttaactccgcttagctgactgtttttcgaggtgccttaacagtgttaagaaaattttgccctctatgttattaacaagtaatcgcgatgggtcctcgtaaaattaaggattaatatcacttgcgttttcagaagttgctgaaattgccctcgtcgctgcgcgactcgggcaatttcaacaacttctgaaaacacgtgtgatattaatccttaattttactcgaccccatgcgattacctatacaaatttaCAACCATAAAGTTTTGTGTAAGGGTAAATTCAGCTGTTATATCTTTACGAAAGATAGAAACGATCCTTGCACATTAATAACTGCCAATTTAAGCGACTGTCTTTTTTAGTGCGAGGATGACTTTTACCTTTCCTCTGTGACCCGCGATTCAaattctttcattcattagtcCTTTCGCGGGAACACATgagagaaaggaaaggaaaggaactttaattaagtgtctagtcgttctagcgctggacaaaaacaaaactttgttgTGAATTTGTAGCAAAATGCTCAGACCGACttgaagggacacttcgtgttagTGTACATCTAGTTACGAGCATTTTTTGACATAAGTGGCAGAATTACTCGTTGTACTTTAACAACTGAAACAAATGATAAACTATGACGTTTTGACCGCTCTTCGGATGAAAACGAACTAATTTCGAATTCAAATCTTAGCACGTGCTAACATATCAGTTTAATTTGCTTTCCGgcatttttattctttatttacaATTCATGATATTTAATATTCTTTTACGCTTTTTTTCTTCTATATATACATGCCCACTTTTTTTCTTACCGCCAACTTGATAATCACCGAGGAACGTTATACTTTATCAAGTATTTAAACgttttttttggggggtaattTTAGAAACTGAATTATTTGAACCCAGGGGTCATATCAAGAATTGATAAAGCAATATCGTCCGGGTGattgtagtcctgagaaggactgttctTGTTAACATTGACTATGTTAACTTGAACGGAAGTGATCCTCAGAGGCAAGTGATTTGTGTAGTGTCAGTGAATCGTATAATCTCTGACAGGATTGATCAGTAGAAAAGTGATCTTATTTGTCCGTCTTACTCCAGTAAGTAAAATTGCTGGCTGAGAAGACTGTGATTGGTGCTCTGTCGTCGTTTGACTGTTCTGTTGGTCAATCGTGAATAAGTCGTTTGTATGGTGCTGGTAGTAGATGGCAACGGTTCAGTGTTGTTTGTCAGTTCTAAGTTTGTAAGCCAGCTCTCTAGACAGTGTGAATCGCTGGTGGTAGTTTGTATAAGTGGTTATGCAATTAGCGGAGTCCCAGTCAATTTAGTGCTTCGTCAATAAGTGGTCCTCAGCAAGGGTTCTTGTTGAGGTCACAGTTTTCAGTCGCGTAAGGATGACATtcactcaggttgtcgaaacgacAGACAATGTCCTCGACAACAGCGGGCGATCTTACTTCATTAAGTTTTGTTCCGTTTCCTATTTTTTGCTAAAGTTCTACAAAAACCCATACAATCAAGGCTTGAAGATTGCAGTTGCACTGAAAGGCTCACACCATTTCAAAGGGATTTTAAAACGTGGAAAGACATATAATATCTAACTGGTTCAGCCAAAGTGGTGTAAGTCGTGGAGGTAGCTAGGAAAGGAAGACAAATGTATCActaatgttaaaaaaatttaaccCCTCTTATCAGTCAATAAAAGTACACACGGCGAAAAAAGGAATTCATTTGTTGAACAAATATGCTGCGCAAAATGTTCACATTTCCGTGCTTCGTCTCTGTATTCTTCTCAGGATCATGGCCGCAAATCGTTAATAATGCGAAAAAATGGGCAGTCAAAAACCTGTTTTCCGTTTAATGAAATGATAAATCTACTTACAATGATGTTTGATATTATtagttgttattattactattattattattattattattattattattattattattatttttatttttatttattcaccCCAATGCTGTCTAAAAACATTGCCAAATTGTCAGTCACCATTCCGAGGGCAACAACCACCACTGGCACCACAGACACTCCAACATTATACAACCGGCCCACCTCTCTTCCCAGATCCTGTAATTCTCCTTCTGTT from Montipora foliosa isolate CH-2021 chromosome 7, ASM3666993v2, whole genome shotgun sequence includes the following:
- the LOC138010244 gene encoding TNF receptor-associated factor 6-like; translated protein: MARVTNISDGPHGTAAGVGQLIRDVTCFPVQEQGGGYAASRMPILLSGVQPGELNLVSSLGNVENPTEHRCGAEEIKQWNQQLMRSNPKEARKKNNARNPSFTFKITEVTQHRENETPIFTDAVNNDHQGRLFGIRIHPKGVGSGTGRHVALFIHMIKGDFDDSLHDWPFAGTITVSVLDQSDFNLHSDFSRIIQAKPNLLAFEKPDETICRTGYGYERFARIEEFFGPRYVKDDKLLLKIEFSE